The following proteins are encoded in a genomic region of Lemur catta isolate mLemCat1 chromosome 10, mLemCat1.pri, whole genome shotgun sequence:
- the LOC123646330 gene encoding mitochondrial import receptor subunit TOM5 homolog, translating into MFWIEGLTLKLDPEENEGKTNEDVDTISFIRNFLIYVALLQVTPFILKKLDSICSLGVTCECMI; encoded by the coding sequence ATGTTCTGGATTGAGGGCCTCACGCTAAAGCTGGACCCGGAGGAGAATGAAGGGAAGACAAACGAGGATGTGGACACGATCTCCTTTATAAGGAACTTCCTCATTTACGTGGCCCTGCTGCAAGTGACTCCTTTTATCTTAAAGAAATTGGACAGCATATGCAGCCTGGGCGTCACGTGTGAATGTATGATATGA